In Brachypodium distachyon strain Bd21 chromosome 2, Brachypodium_distachyon_v3.0, whole genome shotgun sequence, one genomic interval encodes:
- the LOC100837677 gene encoding glutathione S-transferase 4: protein MAPIKVYGWAVSPWMSRTLVCLEEANAEYEIVPMSRSGGDHLLPDYLAINPFGQIPALQDGDLTLYQSRAIARYILRKLKPEFLREGNLRESAMVDAWVDVQAHKLEPILLPIVVNCIINQFVGRDRDQDVVDENIEKLKKLLEVYEARLSTSKYLAGDFLSFAEFTHFAFMRYFMATEYYADVVDAYPHFKAWWEALLSRPSVKKVMAGMPPDFGFGSGKIP from the exons ATGGCGCCGATAAAAGTCTACGGGTGGGCTGTGTCGCCATGGATGTCACGGACCCTTGTGTGCCTGGAGGAGGCCAACGCGGAGTACGAGATCGTTCCCATgagcaggagcggcggcgaccacctaCTGCCAGACTACCTCGCCATAAAC CCCTTCGGTCAGATCCCAGCACTGCAGGATGGTGACCTGACTCTCTATC AATCGCGTGCCATCGCAAGGTACATTCTCCGCAAGTTAAAACCAGAGTTTCTGCGAGAAGGCAATCTCAGGGAATCCGCAATGGTGGACGCTTGGGTCGATGTGCAAGCCCACAAGCTGGAGCCCATCTTACTTCCCATCGTGGTGAACTGCATCATTAACCAGTTCGTTGGGCGCGACCGCGACCAGGATGTGGTCGATGAGAACATCGAGAAGCTGAAGAAGTTGTTGGAGGTGTACGAGGCGAGGCTGTCGACCAGCAAGTATCTGGCAGGGGATTTCCTCAGCTTCGCGGAATTCACCCATTTCGCCTTCATGCGATACTTCATGGCGACTGAGTACTACGCGGATGTGGTTGACGCGTATCCGCATTTCAAGGCATGGTGGGAGGCGTTGCTGTCGAGGCCATCGGTCAAGAAGGTCATGGCCGGCATGCCTCCGGATTTTGGGTTCGGAAGTGGGAAGATACCGTAA
- the LOC100826642 gene encoding uncharacterized protein LOC100826642 — translation MSLPAREPVSDPGPQRPWVILGSIPLVSKADNFLPGTDVFVGFADPPRVSIASMPRRIAPDAHANIDNNNNYPYIVAVNDSTGRFLLHATQGLSHEPAVVERHDHIKLVHRGHAPAYFLCNAHTGAASRLPDPVGNPVLFPGNVGLIADPTTRADGGPHYVVAELQPMAGTAHATLLCYSTASGRWAEKEVLGYSPDHPPWGRDGVISFAGRLWWVDLSYGLLTCDPFARAPSLRHVPLPRGSVMAVAPRAGALDRQRCVRVSAGKLRYVQLHGILPETQMVTMWTLDHQDDGESTTTNAAWKREYQATLSEIWADGSYKATGMPKRAPVLAAVNPQNPRVVYFFLDAWIFAVDVPARRVLECDVCQMVDPPVELFSSRFVHAWELPPSLCPDNAASSTD, via the coding sequence ATGTCACTGCCGGCGAGGGAGCCGGTGTCAGATCCGGGTCCACAGCGGCCGTGGGTGATCCTGGGGAGCATCCCGCTGGTGTCGAAGGCGGACAACTTCTTGCCAGGAACGGACGTGTTCGTGGGGTTCGCCGATCCGCCGCGCGTGTCCATCGCTTCCATGCCCCGCCGCATCGCCCCTGACGCCCACGCCAAcatcgacaacaacaacaactaccCATACATCGTCGCCGTCAACGATTCCACggggcgcttcctcctccacgccACCCAGGGCCTCTCCCACGAACCCGCCGTCGTCGAGCGCCACGATCATATCAAGCTCGTGCATCGTGGGCACGCCCCGGCCTACTTCCTCTGCAACGCGCACACGGGCGCCGCGTCCCGCCTCCCGGACCCCGTCGGGAACCCCGTGCTTTTCCCCGGCAACGTGGGCCTCATCGCCGACCCCACGACCCGCGCCGATGGTGGGCCGCACTACGTGGTCGCGGAGCTCCAGCCCATGGCCGGGACGGCCCACGCCACGCTGCTCTGCTACTCCACGGCGAGCGGCCGGTGGGCCGAGAAGGAGGTGCTCGGCTACTCCCCAGACCACCCGCCGTGGGGCCGCGACGGCGTGATCTCGTTTGCGGGGAGGCTCTGGTGGGTCGACCTCTCCTACGGCCTGCTCACATGCGACCCGTTTGCGCGCGCTCCTTCCCTGCGCCACGTGCCGCTGCCTCGGGGCAGCGTCATGGCCGTGGCGCCGCGTGCCGGCGCCCTCGACCGGCAGCGCTGCGTCCGGGTCAGCGCCGGCAAGCTTCGCTACGTGCAGCTGCACGGCATCCTCCCGGAGACGCAGATGGTCACCATGTGGACATTGGATCATCAGGACGACGGCGAGAGTACGACGACGAATGCGGCGTGGAAGCGCGAGTACCAGGCCACCCTGTCCGAGATCTGGGCCGACGGAAGCTACAAGGCCACCGGGATGCCCAAGCGCGCGCCCGTGCTCGCGGCCGTTAACCCGCAGAACCCCCGCGTCGTGTACTTCTTCCTGGACGCGTGGATCTTCGCGGTGGACGTGCCCGCTAGGAGGGTTCTCGAGTGTGACGTCTGCCAGATGGTCGACCCGCCGGTTGAGCTCTTCTCCTCCCGTTTCGTTCACGCATGggagctgccgccgtcgctcTGCCCAGATAATGCCGCTTCATCCACAGATTGA